A portion of the Faecalibacterium sp. I3-3-89 genome contains these proteins:
- the purB gene encoding adenylosuccinate lyase, with translation MSQHDRYISPFSTRYASDEMQYIFSDDNKFRTWRRLWVALARAEMKQGLTNITPEMVAELEAHVDDINYEVAIEREKLVRHDVMSHVYAYGQQCPKAAGIIHLGATSCYVGDNTDIIVMRQGLELVRKKLIGVLAKLAKFAEEYKDMPCMAYTHCQPAQPTTVGKRATLWANELVMDLNEIDHRLATLQLRGVKGTTGTQASFMELFKGDADKIRAVDASIAEEMGFDREAVIPVSGQTYSRKVDAFILNALAGIGQSCMKFATDLRLLANFKEMEEPFEKNQIGSSAMPYKRNPMRCERICALSRYLMVDVLNPSFTTGTQWFERTLDDSANKRVAMAEGFLATDAILNIMLNVTDGIVVYPKVIRSRLMAELPFMASENIMMQAVEKGGNRQELHERLRQHAIAAGKQVKEEGLPNDMVDRVAADPAFGLTKEEITAGLVPENFVGRAPQQVEEFIAHILKPIFDTNPDAVEQHANLSV, from the coding sequence GGCGCCGTCTGTGGGTGGCGCTGGCCCGGGCCGAGATGAAGCAGGGCCTGACCAATATCACCCCCGAGATGGTGGCCGAGCTGGAAGCTCATGTGGACGACATCAACTATGAGGTCGCCATCGAGAGGGAGAAGCTGGTGCGCCACGACGTTATGAGCCATGTCTACGCCTACGGCCAGCAGTGCCCCAAGGCAGCAGGCATCATCCATCTGGGCGCCACCAGCTGCTACGTCGGCGACAACACCGACATCATCGTGATGCGTCAGGGCCTTGAGCTGGTGCGCAAGAAGCTCATCGGCGTGCTGGCAAAGCTGGCCAAGTTTGCCGAGGAGTACAAGGATATGCCCTGCATGGCCTACACCCACTGCCAGCCCGCCCAGCCCACCACCGTGGGCAAGCGTGCCACCCTGTGGGCCAACGAGCTGGTGATGGACCTCAACGAGATCGACCACCGCCTTGCGACCCTGCAGCTGCGCGGTGTCAAGGGCACCACCGGTACGCAGGCCTCTTTCATGGAGCTGTTCAAGGGCGACGCCGATAAGATCCGCGCCGTGGATGCCTCTATCGCCGAGGAGATGGGCTTCGACCGCGAGGCCGTTATCCCGGTGTCCGGCCAGACCTACAGCCGCAAGGTGGATGCTTTCATCCTGAATGCTCTGGCCGGCATCGGCCAGAGCTGCATGAAGTTTGCCACCGACCTGCGTCTGCTGGCCAACTTCAAGGAGATGGAAGAGCCTTTTGAGAAGAACCAGATCGGTTCCTCTGCCATGCCCTACAAGCGCAACCCCATGCGCTGCGAGCGTATCTGCGCACTGAGCCGCTACTTGATGGTGGATGTGCTCAATCCCAGCTTCACCACTGGCACCCAGTGGTTCGAGCGGACGCTGGATGACAGCGCCAACAAGCGGGTGGCAATGGCCGAAGGCTTCCTCGCCACCGACGCCATCCTGAACATCATGCTCAACGTCACCGACGGCATCGTGGTCTACCCGAAGGTCATCCGCAGCCGCCTGATGGCGGAGCTGCCCTTCATGGCCAGCGAGAACATCATGATGCAGGCCGTGGAGAAGGGCGGCAACCGTCAGGAGCTGCACGAGCGCCTGCGCCAGCACGCCATCGCCGCCGGCAAGCAGGTCAAGGAAGAGGGCCTGCCCAACGATATGGTAGACCGTGTCGCCGCTGACCCCGCCTTTGGCCTGACCAAGGAGGAGATCACAGCGGGCCTTGTGCCCGAAAACTTCGTGGGCCGCGCTCCCCAGCAGGTGGAGGAGTTCATTGCCCACATCCTCAAGCCCATTTTCGACACGAATCCGGATGCTGTGGAGCAGCATGCGAATCTGAGTGTCTAA
- a CDS encoding pseudouridine synthase: MRLDKYLAETAQCTRSEAKALLAKGRVTVNGAVCKKGDTQLKAADAVAVDGRALDYQQFVYLMLNKPEGVVSASTDKRDTTVVDLVGDAYPRRELFPAGRLDKTSTGFVLLTDDGGFAHDILAPKRHVSKTYTVTIDTPLTEEMRAGFAAGVTLADGTALSPAEVSALTPDGLTVRVLLRQGVYHQIKRMFGIYGAGVNALHRDAIGGLTLDESLAPGQWRELTADEVAKITTG; encoded by the coding sequence ATGCGACTCGACAAATATCTGGCCGAGACGGCCCAATGCACCCGGAGCGAGGCCAAGGCGCTGCTGGCAAAAGGGCGCGTCACCGTGAACGGTGCGGTCTGCAAGAAAGGGGACACCCAGCTGAAGGCCGCCGACGCCGTGGCAGTGGACGGCAGGGCACTTGATTACCAGCAGTTCGTCTACCTCATGCTCAATAAGCCCGAGGGCGTCGTCAGCGCCTCCACCGACAAGAGAGACACCACCGTCGTCGATCTGGTGGGGGACGCCTACCCCCGCCGGGAGCTGTTCCCGGCGGGGCGGCTGGACAAGACCAGCACCGGCTTTGTCCTGCTGACGGACGACGGCGGCTTTGCCCACGACATCCTCGCGCCCAAGCGCCATGTCTCCAAGACCTACACTGTTACCATCGACACCCCGCTGACGGAGGAGATGCGCGCAGGCTTTGCCGCCGGCGTCACGCTGGCCGACGGCACGGCCCTCTCTCCGGCAGAGGTGTCCGCCCTTACACCCGACGGCCTGACCGTCCGCGTCCTGCTGCGGCAGGGCGTCTACCACCAGATCAAGCGGATGTTCGGCATCTACGGCGCGGGCGTCAACGCCCTCCACCGGGACGCCATCGGCGGCCTTACGCTGGACGAGAGCCTTGCGCCGGGCCAGTGGAGGGAGCTGACCGCCGACGAAGTGGCGAAAATTACCACGGGGTGA
- a CDS encoding PucR family transcriptional regulator — MANRVFQSVIYQMKDAIDRVVGVVDETGAVISCSELNLIGEVREGFMAERLTAGDRFVRDGYTYQQFSSAKHNDYAVFVEGADETAGQFAALLSISLQSIKQYHDEKFDKSNFIKNVVLDNILPGDIYAKARELHFATDVSRVVFIVRVTSGGDISAYDVVSSLFPDKQKDFVFNISETDTVLVKEIRKGIDRSDMEKLAASIVDTLSGEHYIKAVVGIGTPIANVKDLATSFKEAQIAMEVSKVFDTEKQIIRYDNLGIARLIYQLPTTVCEMFLREVFKQGSIESLDQETLFTIQRFFENNLNVSETSRGLFVHRNTLVYRLEKIKKLTGLDLREFDDAIVFKVALMVKKYLSNNPAKY, encoded by the coding sequence ATGGCCAATAGAGTATTTCAGAGCGTGATCTACCAGATGAAGGACGCGATCGACCGTGTGGTCGGCGTGGTGGATGAGACCGGCGCTGTCATCTCCTGCTCGGAGCTGAATCTGATCGGCGAGGTGCGCGAGGGCTTTATGGCAGAGCGTCTGACGGCCGGAGACCGCTTCGTGCGGGATGGCTACACCTATCAGCAGTTCTCCAGCGCAAAGCATAACGATTATGCCGTCTTCGTGGAAGGCGCTGACGAGACTGCGGGCCAGTTCGCCGCGCTGCTGTCCATCAGCCTCCAGAGCATCAAGCAGTATCACGACGAGAAGTTCGACAAGTCCAACTTTATCAAGAATGTGGTGCTGGACAATATCCTGCCCGGCGACATCTACGCCAAGGCCCGTGAGCTGCACTTCGCCACCGACGTCTCCCGGGTGGTGTTCATCGTCCGCGTCACCAGCGGCGGCGACATCTCCGCTTACGACGTGGTGAGCAGCCTGTTCCCCGACAAGCAGAAGGACTTCGTCTTCAACATCAGCGAGACGGACACCGTTCTGGTCAAGGAGATCCGCAAGGGCATCGACCGCTCCGATATGGAAAAGCTGGCGGCCAGCATCGTGGATACCCTGTCCGGAGAGCATTACATCAAGGCTGTCGTGGGCATCGGCACCCCCATCGCCAACGTGAAGGATCTGGCCACTTCCTTTAAGGAAGCACAGATCGCCATGGAGGTCAGCAAGGTGTTTGATACCGAGAAGCAGATCATCCGCTACGACAATCTGGGCATTGCACGCCTCATTTATCAGCTGCCCACCACGGTCTGCGAGATGTTCCTGCGCGAGGTGTTCAAGCAGGGCAGCATCGAGAGTCTGGATCAGGAGACCCTCTTCACCATCCAGCGCTTCTTCGAGAACAACCTGAACGTCTCCGAGACCAGCCGCGGCCTGTTCGTCCACCGCAATACGCTGGTGTACCGTCTGGAAAAGATCAAAAAGCTGACCGGTCTGGATCTGCGTGAGTTCGACGACGCTATCGTGTTCAAGGTAGCGCTCATGGTCAAGAAGTACCTGTCCAACAATCCGGCCAAATATTGA
- the ftsE gene encoding cell division ATP-binding protein FtsE, translated as MIDFEHVTKIYKRSDKPALEDIDFHVADGEFVFLVGHSGAGKSTLLKLILREELPTEGRVLVDGKDVARLRRGKVPYLRRQMGIIFQDFRLIPTMTVYENIAFAMHVTNIGKKDIKERVNYMLELVHLEDKAKVYPEFLSGGEQQRVAVARALAHSPRLVIADEPTGNIDPEMSLEMMELLERVSEMGITVLVVTHEHELVRRFNRRTVTLKNGRIISDVPASFGEEVHA; from the coding sequence ATGATAGATTTTGAACATGTCACCAAGATATACAAGAGGAGCGACAAGCCCGCGCTGGAGGACATCGACTTCCATGTGGCAGACGGCGAGTTCGTCTTTCTGGTGGGACACTCCGGTGCAGGCAAGTCCACCCTGCTCAAGCTCATCCTCCGGGAGGAGCTGCCCACAGAGGGCCGCGTGCTCGTGGACGGCAAGGATGTCGCCCGGCTGCGCCGGGGCAAAGTGCCCTATCTCCGCCGCCAGATGGGCATCATCTTTCAGGACTTCCGCCTCATCCCGACCATGACGGTCTACGAGAACATCGCCTTTGCGATGCACGTCACCAACATCGGCAAGAAGGACATCAAGGAGCGGGTCAACTATATGCTGGAGCTGGTGCATCTGGAGGATAAGGCAAAGGTCTACCCCGAGTTCCTCTCCGGCGGCGAGCAGCAGCGGGTGGCCGTGGCCCGTGCTCTGGCCCACAGCCCTCGTCTGGTCATCGCGGACGAGCCTACCGGCAACATCGACCCCGAGATGAGCCTTGAGATGATGGAGCTGCTGGAGCGGGTGAGCGAGATGGGCATCACAGTGCTGGTCGTCACCCACGAGCATGAGCTGGTGCGCCGCTTCAACCGCCGCACCGTCACCCTGAAGAACGGCCGCATCATCTCCGACGTCCCGGCCAGCTTCGGCGAGGAGGTGCACGCATGA
- a CDS encoding cell division protein FtsX produces MKISTFGFLTRRGVRNLGKHWAMTIACIASLSVCMTLNTFASLVEVNVDSMVNYLGTQNEMVVYVDPEADNTLIESVGAAIGSTAGVSRVQYMSKEDVLNQYKGYMSEYADLLDEFENDNPFKANYRVSLSDLSQMEAMSRKFEAIEGVYSVTAPIEMTKTFVDVQKAVTKAGRIVVLVLMAVSIITVGTTIRLSVFARRREIEIMKYVGATNALVTLPFVIEGLVMGLISGIITAAASIGGYAYIVEISPTLGSLWQMLMGMALVPLENVWPTILTYSLVAGALVGGLGSMFSIRKHLNV; encoded by the coding sequence ATGAAGATCTCGACGTTTGGTTTCCTGACCCGGCGCGGCGTGCGCAACCTCGGCAAGCACTGGGCCATGACCATTGCCTGCATCGCCTCGCTCAGTGTCTGCATGACCCTGAACACCTTCGCCAGCCTCGTCGAGGTGAACGTGGACAGCATGGTCAACTATCTGGGTACCCAGAACGAGATGGTGGTCTATGTAGACCCCGAGGCCGACAACACCCTCATCGAGTCGGTCGGCGCGGCCATCGGCAGCACCGCAGGGGTGAGCCGGGTGCAGTATATGTCCAAAGAGGACGTCCTGAACCAGTACAAGGGCTATATGTCCGAGTACGCCGACCTACTGGACGAGTTCGAGAACGACAACCCCTTTAAAGCAAATTATCGCGTCTCCCTGTCGGATCTGAGTCAGATGGAGGCCATGAGCAGGAAATTCGAGGCCATTGAGGGCGTCTACAGCGTCACAGCCCCCATCGAGATGACCAAGACCTTCGTGGACGTCCAGAAGGCCGTCACCAAGGCCGGGCGGATCGTCGTGCTGGTGCTGATGGCCGTGAGCATCATCACGGTGGGCACCACCATCCGGCTGAGCGTCTTTGCCCGCCGCCGCGAAATTGAGATCATGAAGTACGTCGGCGCCACCAACGCCCTCGTCACCCTGCCCTTCGTCATCGAGGGTCTGGTGATGGGCCTCATCTCCGGCATCATCACAGCGGCGGCCAGCATCGGCGGCTACGCCTATATCGTGGAGATCTCGCCCACACTGGGCAGTCTGTGGCAGATGCTCATGGGCATGGCTCTGGTGCCGCTGGAAAACGTCTGGCCCACCATCCTGACCTACAGCCTCGTGGCGGGCGCTCTGGTGGGCGGTCTGGGCAGTATGTTCTCCATCCGCAAGCACCTTAATGTGTAA
- a CDS encoding murein hydrolase activator EnvC family protein has translation MYHDKHSAGFVLRHSPRHAKPSGHSVMMRAACAFVAAACLVLSMTVYPASAATSMSSLQNKLDKLSQSIQQHKTELNNAKKKEAAAKALESELKEKVSVIQSQISVLQGQIAEVQNSIGVKEQQISAKQAEIAQKEQDIADQWEGFKSHMAAMQELRDGGSVAMLSSVNDLYELLTFNEVMQDISVKDTEILDTMKAARESLVNDRTQLVAERTQLQNKKAELSAQNKQMQSKQNELNSSVKEARLSAAEAQQAQKDAQAAIESDEMNYEAVKKEIQKLIAAAAASKPQLSFSGFICPLKSYTRISSEYGWRKNPVSGVNKLHAGTDFAAPAGTPIYAAASGYVQVAGWSSGGYGNYVIIYHGKMSDGNAYSTLYGHMRSVATSAGKYVKQGELIGYVGSTGNSTGNHLHLEVWKGGSKANAVNPRGYIPMK, from the coding sequence GTGTATCACGATAAGCATTCCGCAGGCTTCGTCCTGCGCCACTCGCCCCGCCATGCAAAGCCCTCCGGCCACTCGGTCATGATGCGTGCTGCCTGCGCCTTTGTGGCGGCGGCCTGCCTTGTGCTGAGCATGACGGTCTATCCGGCCAGCGCGGCCACCAGCATGAGTTCGCTGCAGAATAAGCTGGATAAGCTCTCCCAGTCCATCCAGCAGCATAAGACAGAACTGAACAACGCCAAGAAGAAGGAAGCTGCCGCAAAGGCCCTCGAGTCTGAGCTGAAGGAAAAGGTCTCGGTGATCCAGAGCCAGATCAGCGTGCTTCAGGGCCAGATCGCCGAGGTGCAGAACAGCATCGGCGTCAAGGAGCAGCAGATCAGCGCCAAGCAGGCCGAGATCGCCCAGAAGGAGCAGGACATCGCCGACCAGTGGGAAGGCTTCAAGAGCCATATGGCCGCGATGCAGGAGCTGCGGGACGGCGGCAGCGTGGCCATGCTCAGCTCGGTGAACGACCTGTACGAGCTGCTGACCTTCAACGAGGTCATGCAGGACATCTCGGTGAAGGATACCGAGATCCTTGACACCATGAAGGCTGCCCGAGAGAGCCTTGTGAATGACCGCACCCAGCTTGTGGCGGAGCGCACCCAGCTGCAGAACAAAAAGGCCGAGCTGAGTGCCCAGAATAAGCAGATGCAGAGCAAGCAGAACGAGCTGAACTCCAGCGTCAAGGAGGCCCGTCTGAGCGCCGCCGAGGCTCAGCAGGCCCAGAAGGACGCGCAGGCGGCCATCGAGTCGGATGAGATGAACTACGAGGCCGTCAAGAAGGAGATCCAGAAACTCATCGCAGCCGCAGCGGCCAGCAAGCCGCAACTGAGCTTCAGCGGCTTCATCTGCCCCCTCAAGAGCTATACCCGCATCTCCAGTGAATACGGCTGGCGAAAGAACCCCGTCTCGGGTGTCAACAAGCTCCACGCGGGCACCGACTTCGCCGCCCCCGCCGGCACCCCCATCTACGCAGCCGCCAGCGGCTATGTACAGGTGGCCGGATGGTCCAGCGGCGGCTACGGCAACTACGTCATCATCTACCACGGCAAAATGTCGGACGGCAACGCCTACTCCACCCTCTACGGCCATATGCGCTCGGTGGCAACGTCGGCGGGCAAGTACGTCAAGCAGGGCGAACTCATCGGCTATGTCGGCTCTACCGGCAACTCGACGGGCAACCATCTCCACCTTGAGGTGTGGAAGGGCGGCTCCAAGGCCAATGCAGTCAATCCCCGTGGTTATATTCCTATGAAATAA